DNA sequence from the Candidatus Kaistella beijingensis genome:
GAAAATCTAATCTCTTTAAAAAGAGGTTTATACCTTTGGAACTCCGAAATTTTACCTGAACCATTCTCTGTTGCCAATGTTTTGTATGGCCCAAGTTATGTTTCTGCAGAATCGGCACTTTCATATCATGGTTTGATTCCTGAACAGGTTTTTTCCATCGTTTCAATGACCTTGAAAAACTCCAAAAACTTCAACAATTCTTTTGGAAATTTCGAATATATCAAACTTCAATCTCCTTATTATGCATTCGGAATTCAACAGATTAAGTTGCGGGAAAATCAATTTTCATTAATGGCAAAAGCAGAAAAAGCGATTTTAGATAAAGTTGTAACAACTTCGGCAACAATATTCAGAAGCATTGAATCCGCAAGAGTTTTTCTGATTGAAAATATGAGGATGGATGAGGATAAATTAAAATTATTAAATACAAAAGAAATGGCATCGTGGATTTCTGATGCACCGAAAAGAGAGTCATTAGAATTTGTCATTAAAGCAATTGAAGAACTATGATTAAAGATTGGATTGCCGAATATCAACCGAAAACGGATCGAGACTACAAACAGGCATTGCGCGAGATTATGCAGCAAATTACATTGGCTGGATTGTATCGTGGTGGTTTTTTTGAGAAGGCAGCGTTTTATGGTGGTACTGCTCTAAGGATATTTTACGGGTTGAACCGTTTTTCTGAAGATTTGGATTTTTCTCTATTGCAAAGCGATGAAAATTTTCATTTAGAAAACTACATGAAAGCAATAGAAGACGAATTCACTGCACAAGGAATGTCTGTTTCTATTAAAACTAAGGTAAAATCTGTTCAATCCAATGTGGAATCTGCATTCTTAAAATCAGAAACGTTATGGAGCGAATTGGTTTTAGAAACCATTTTGCCTCAGTTTGGACTAAAAGAATCCATTGGACTTAAAATTAAAATCGAAGTTGATACAAAACCACCTTTAGGTTTTGCAACAGAAGAAAAATTATTACTGAAACCATTTTCATTTTACGTAAAATGTTTCGTCATCGAAGATTTGTTTGCAGGAAAGATGCATGCTTTACTTTTTAGAAAGTGGGGAAAAAATGTAAAAGGCAGGGATTGGTACGATATGGAATGGTATATCCGACGAGGAACTTCCTTAAATCTCGAACACTTTCTTTTGAGAGCAAAAGACAGCGGTGATTGGCAAAAAGAAACAATGACCGAAGAAGAATTCTTAAAATTATTGAATGATCGAATAGAAACCGTAAATCTTGAAACCGCTAAAAACGATGCAAAAAGATTTATTTCTGATCCAAAAACTTTGGATATTTGGACGAAGAATTATTTTAAAGATTTGATTAAAAATCTGAATATCAAATAATTGAGATTTTTCAAAATCATATTAGTGAAATAATCAAATTTTGTTGTTTGAGTGTAAAAATCAGAAAAAATATGAGGTTAGAAAAACTCGGCTACGAACCGAGTTTTTTATCATTTTCTGTCTGAACATCATGTTTTTTCTGTAATACAAGTTTCAAATTCCCCATATCCTCACTCACTTTTTTATCTAAAATTTTCGCATAATGTTGAGTCGTCTTAATGCTTTTATGTCCAAGCATTTTGCTCACACTTTCCATAGAAACATTATTTCCTAAAGTTACGGTAGTAGCAAAAGTGTGTCTTGCACAGTGAAACGTAAGTTTCTTATGGATGCCACAATTTTCCGCAATAGTTTTCAGATACTCATTCACTTTTTGATTGGTATAAACTGGAAGTAGTTTTCCAGAATTGGATGAAACAGGATGATTTTCGTATTTCTTGATAATTTCTTCAGCAACAAGAAGCAAAGGAATATTTGACGCGCTTCCGGTTTTCTGTCGGTTCGTAATAATCCACAGATTTCCATCAATTCCTTTGGAAATTTGTTCTTTTGTAAGGTTGAAAATATCGATGTAAGCCAAACCTGTATAGCAGCTGAAAACAAACATATCACGAACGAGTTCCAAACCTTTTCCCGAAAATTCTTTCTCGCGAATTGATGAAAGTTCTTCATCAGTGAGGAAATTTACGTTCACTTCATTAAATCTGCCTTTGTAAAAAATCACCAAGTCCTTTTCAATCCAACCGTTTTGATAACAGATTTTTAAAATCTTACTTAAGTTTTTGGTGTGCTTTACCGCAGAATTATTGTTGATATTTGCTTTTGTTCGTAGAAAGAAATCAAAATCATTGAGAAATGAAGGTTCCAATTTCTGAATATTGATATCCGTTTTTTTGTGGAACTTCCATAAGAAATCTTTTAAATGAGATAAACAAGTTCTAAAATTTTTGAGTGTTGCAATGGCATATTCTTTTCCAACCAACTGTTCCATTTTGGAATTGTGTTCCTCAAAAATAGGAATCAGAGTTCTTTCGGCAACTTTATTACCAGATAATAGATTTTTGATATCCGAAGCATCGAAAGGTTCGCCTAAAAAGACAAGTCTGTTTTCAATTTCAAGGACTTTCGCCTGCAGAACATCGAAATGTTTATTGATGAGTCTTGATTCTTCGGAATTGCCCTTTAAACGGCTTTGTGCAGGACTCCATTTGCTAATCTCAACACTTTTTCCTGTTGAAAACTCTGCACGTTGTCCATCTACAGTAATCCGCATATAAATCGGGATTTTGGAACTAGATTTCGCTTTTGACTTTCTGGCATAAAATAATACCGAAACTTTTGCATTCATAGTGATGACTTTAGGGGTTAAAATTACCTTTTGGTGACCTATCACACAAGATGTTCAATTGCTCTACACCTTTATTGATAGGCTTTCACAAAGAATTCGGTTACCTATAAAGTTCAAAAAATGGCAGGTCACCGAAAAGGTCACCTAATTTTTGAGAATATTTGATTTATTTTGAAATTCTCAAAAAACAAAAAAGCCCTTAAATACTAGGATTTAAGGGCTTTTGTAACAAATTGTTGTTGTTTCTCGTGGTTTCTCCAGGAATCGAACCAGGGACACACGGATTTTCAGTCCGTTGCTCTACCAACTGAGCTAAGAAACCGTTTGGTAATTGAGTGCGGCAAAAATAGAAACTTTTGCGGGATTACACAAACTTTTCATAAACTTTTTTAATTAAAATCAAAAACCTATTGATTTTCAGATGAATTATTTTCTTCCGA
Encoded proteins:
- a CDS encoding type IV toxin-antitoxin system AbiEi family antitoxin domain-containing protein — its product is MNLENQISSYQSQPISHQVLVSLLKDYKRPNDKIHELIKQENLISLKRGLYLWNSEILPEPFSVANVLYGPSYVSAESALSYHGLIPEQVFSIVSMTLKNSKNFNNSFGNFEYIKLQSPYYAFGIQQIKLRENQFSLMAKAEKAILDKVVTTSATIFRSIESARVFLIENMRMDEDKLKLLNTKEMASWISDAPKRESLEFVIKAIEEL
- a CDS encoding nucleotidyl transferase AbiEii/AbiGii toxin family protein — protein: MIKDWIAEYQPKTDRDYKQALREIMQQITLAGLYRGGFFEKAAFYGGTALRIFYGLNRFSEDLDFSLLQSDENFHLENYMKAIEDEFTAQGMSVSIKTKVKSVQSNVESAFLKSETLWSELVLETILPQFGLKESIGLKIKIEVDTKPPLGFATEEKLLLKPFSFYVKCFVIEDLFAGKMHALLFRKWGKNVKGRDWYDMEWYIRRGTSLNLEHFLLRAKDSGDWQKETMTEEEFLKLLNDRIETVNLETAKNDAKRFISDPKTLDIWTKNYFKDLIKNLNIK
- a CDS encoding site-specific integrase gives rise to the protein MNAKVSVLFYARKSKAKSSSKIPIYMRITVDGQRAEFSTGKSVEISKWSPAQSRLKGNSEESRLINKHFDVLQAKVLEIENRLVFLGEPFDASDIKNLLSGNKVAERTLIPIFEEHNSKMEQLVGKEYAIATLKNFRTCLSHLKDFLWKFHKKTDINIQKLEPSFLNDFDFFLRTKANINNNSAVKHTKNLSKILKICYQNGWIEKDLVIFYKGRFNEVNVNFLTDEELSSIREKEFSGKGLELVRDMFVFSCYTGLAYIDIFNLTKEQISKGIDGNLWIITNRQKTGSASNIPLLLVAEEIIKKYENHPVSSNSGKLLPVYTNQKVNEYLKTIAENCGIHKKLTFHCARHTFATTVTLGNNVSMESVSKMLGHKSIKTTQHYAKILDKKVSEDMGNLKLVLQKKHDVQTENDKKLGS